A single window of candidate division TA06 bacterium DNA harbors:
- a CDS encoding T9SS type A sorting domain-containing protein encodes MNKTSVAVMVTILLVGSTIYAQAPKVSHIWPDAGMNEGPVPAHVYGANFESPSISSVKLIRPGFPEIAGTSINVLSQEYLTCSLDLTGNSTGPYDLVVTSDSGSDTLPRCFTVYAASVSPYEWVRTTVVIADSQMRGVAVGDGDGDRGIEVYGANFDRYVYQFKWDGIGWAWDTLGSGLHIMQGVAVGDGNDDNEIEVYGANQMARIYQFKWNGTTWTKTALTGAFDSMEGITIGDGDADGNMEVYATGWDGYLFQFEWNGANWINMTIGSGADFMSAVAVGDGDGDGGLEVYTTNYDGCLSQFKSTGMTWTMTTVDSVEREMLDLALGDGNGDEEVEVYVAISDRNIYQYKWNGIGWVKTVVGSGTNWMDGVAVGDGDGDGVVEVYATSYDDSIYQFDWDGIGWVKTTLGSGGPLWNVVVGDGNNDGQMEVYTTSLDGTIYQFKPGVVGTEEARTFAGYFSFAPACNPGRRRMVFTLTVPQASNILLKIYDVAGRLIDIPAEGRRSPGVYEIACTSEMSSGVYFYRLESTWGRKTGKFVLIR; translated from the coding sequence ATGAACAAGACGTCTGTTGCCGTGATGGTGACGATATTGCTCGTCGGAAGCACTATTTATGCCCAGGCGCCGAAGGTCTCCCATATATGGCCAGACGCCGGCATGAATGAGGGGCCCGTACCAGCCCACGTCTATGGCGCCAACTTCGAATCCCCATCCATATCATCGGTGAAGCTCATTAGGCCCGGATTCCCAGAGATCGCAGGTACTTCAATAAATGTTCTGTCACAAGAGTACCTGACGTGCTCACTTGACCTCACAGGCAATTCCACAGGCCCGTACGATCTTGTTGTGACAAGTGACTCCGGCTCAGACACTCTGCCTCGATGCTTTACAGTCTACGCAGCGTCGGTATCTCCTTACGAATGGGTCAGGACAACTGTGGTGATCGCTGATAGTCAAATGAGAGGTGTTGCTGTGGGAGATGGTGACGGAGACAGGGGAATAGAAGTATATGGAGCGAACTTCGACCGCTACGTATACCAATTCAAATGGGATGGTATCGGCTGGGCATGGGATACCTTGGGTTCAGGCTTACACATCATGCAAGGCGTTGCAGTAGGGGACGGTAACGATGATAATGAGATAGAAGTATACGGCGCAAATCAGATGGCCAGAATCTATCAGTTCAAATGGAATGGCACCACTTGGACAAAGACGGCACTTACTGGCGCCTTCGATTCCATGGAGGGCATAACGATAGGAGATGGCGATGCGGATGGCAACATGGAGGTGTATGCCACTGGCTGGGATGGATATCTCTTCCAATTCGAGTGGAATGGGGCGAACTGGATCAATATGACTATCGGGTCTGGTGCGGATTTCATGTCTGCGGTTGCAGTAGGAGATGGTGACGGGGACGGTGGATTGGAAGTGTATACGACGAACTACGATGGCTGCCTCTCACAGTTTAAGTCGACTGGTATGACCTGGACAATGACGACCGTCGATTCTGTTGAAAGAGAAATGTTGGATCTTGCGTTGGGAGATGGCAATGGTGATGAGGAAGTGGAGGTTTATGTGGCAATTTCTGACCGCAACATATACCAGTACAAATGGAATGGGATAGGCTGGGTGAAAACTGTTGTCGGTTCTGGTACAAATTGGATGGACGGAGTAGCGGTGGGAGATGGCGATGGGGATGGTGTCGTAGAAGTTTATGCGACAAGTTACGACGACAGCATTTATCAGTTTGATTGGGATGGAATCGGTTGGGTGAAGACGACTCTTGGGTCCGGTGGACCCTTGTGGAATGTTGTAGTAGGAGATGGAAACAACGACGGCCAAATGGAGGTGTACACCACAAGTCTGGATGGTACCATCTATCAGTTCAAACCTGGCGTCGTAGGAACAGAAGAGGCAAGAACATTCGCTGGGTACTTTTCTTTCGCCCCGGCATGCAATCCGGGAAGGCGTCGCATGGTTTTTACTCTCACGGTTCCTCAGGCAAGTAACATCTTACTGAAAATCTATGATGTCGCTGGAAGACTAATCGACATACCGGCAGAAGGCAGAAGATCGCCCGGCGTCTACGAAATCGCCTGCACATCAGAGATGAGCTCTGGCGTCTATTTCTATCGCCTTGAATCAACATGGGGACGGAAGACTGGC